The following coding sequences are from one Pelagovum sp. HNIBRBA483 window:
- a CDS encoding cyclodeaminase, translated as MAHDIRIVTEAELRQVVALDLTVVDIVAQAFAALGQGSVVMPPILSMELAEANGEVDVKTAYIPGFDSFAIKVSPGFFDNPKLGLPSLNGLMILFSAKTGLVEAVFLDNGYLTDMRTAAAGAVAARHLAPQRVQVAGVLGTGVQARLQMQAAHLVRPFERLLVWGRDATKAEACAADLAADLSVDARAVADAEEVVAESQLVVTTTPARTPVIRAEWLHPRLHITAMGADQAGKNEIDPKALAACDLYVCDSVRQCEVSGELEAALAHRLWSKPTPPELGQIINGTAEGRSGEEAVTICDLTGTGAQDTAIASHVRTILGAAGTTIRA; from the coding sequence ATGGCGCATGATATTCGCATTGTGACCGAGGCCGAGCTGCGGCAGGTGGTTGCGCTTGATTTGACGGTGGTGGATATCGTCGCGCAGGCTTTTGCGGCCTTGGGGCAGGGCAGCGTGGTGATGCCGCCGATCCTGTCGATGGAATTGGCTGAGGCCAATGGCGAGGTGGATGTTAAAACCGCCTATATCCCCGGTTTCGACAGTTTCGCGATCAAGGTGAGCCCGGGCTTTTTTGACAATCCCAAGCTGGGTTTGCCGAGCCTCAATGGGCTGATGATCCTGTTTTCCGCTAAGACCGGACTGGTGGAGGCGGTGTTTCTCGACAACGGCTATCTGACCGATATGCGCACTGCTGCGGCGGGCGCGGTGGCTGCGCGGCATCTGGCGCCGCAACGGGTGCAGGTGGCGGGAGTGTTGGGCACCGGCGTACAGGCGAGGCTGCAAATGCAGGCGGCGCATTTGGTGCGCCCGTTCGAACGCTTGCTGGTATGGGGGCGGGATGCGACCAAGGCGGAGGCCTGCGCCGCTGATCTGGCGGCTGATCTGAGCGTTGATGCCCGCGCAGTGGCGGATGCGGAAGAGGTGGTTGCCGAGAGCCAGCTGGTGGTGACGACAACGCCCGCGCGTACGCCGGTGATCCGCGCGGAATGGCTGCATCCGCGCCTGCACATTACGGCAATGGGGGCCGATCAGGCCGGAAAGAACGAGATCGACCCGAAGGCGCTGGCGGCTTGTGATCTCTATGTCTGTGACAGCGTTCGGCAATGCGAAGTTTCTGGTGAATTGGAGGCGGCACTGGCGCACAGGCTTTGGAGCAAACCGACGCCGCCGGAGCTGGGCCAGATTATCAACGGAACCGCCGAGGGCCGCAGCGGGGAGGAGGCGGTGACGATCTGTGATCTGACCGGCACCGGCGCGCAGGATACGGCGATTGCCAGCCATGTGCGGACGATCCTTGGTGCGGCAGGCACGACGATCCGCGCCTGA